The following are encoded together in the Actinomycetota bacterium genome:
- a CDS encoding MerR family transcriptional regulator, whose product MEKGAGKNEIFKDDEPLYTIGVVSRMLNCDPSTLRRYESAGLVSPGRTEGNTRLYSNRNVETLRTVHRLIDQEKLNVHGVRKVLELEREIEKLKARVRELEEKLRAANPEGEKGRNTTT is encoded by the coding sequence ATGGAAAAGGGTGCCGGCAAGAACGAGATTTTCAAGGACGACGAACCCCTCTACACCATAGGGGTCGTCTCTCGTATGCTCAATTGCGACCCCAGCACCCTCCGACGTTACGAGAGCGCCGGGCTGGTTAGTCCCGGGAGGACGGAGGGAAACACGCGCCTGTATTCCAACCGTAACGTGGAGACTTTACGCACGGTGCACAGGCTGATCGACCAAGAGAAGCTGAACGTCCACGGGGTCCGCAAGGTCCTGGAGCTGGAGCGGGAGATCGAGAAGCTCAAGGCCCGCGTCCGGGAACTGGAGGAAAAGCTGCGTGCTGCCAACCCCGAGGGAGAGAAGGGCAGGAACACCACCACATGA
- a CDS encoding rubredoxin, with amino-acid sequence MAEWVCKKCGYVRDSRCKPKKCPNCDAQNAFEKKESKPK; translated from the coding sequence ATGGCGGAATGGGTCTGCAAGAAGTGCGGTTACGTCAGGGATTCACGCTGCAAGCCCAAGAAATGCCCGAACTGTGACGCCCAGAACGCCTTTGAGAAGAAGGAAAGCAAGCCCAAGTAG
- a CDS encoding cellulase family glycosylhydrolase, whose translation MVGTRFGAVSSHIKLYPYPLIESEMAALKGAGLAWLRCDFAWYDLETAPGKWDFSGTDLVVQEAAENGVSILGILGTSPYWANGGKDWNYPPTDLEAWRNYVRTVASRYRGRVTAWEVWNEENIPAFWQPEPDPEVYLEILADASDEIRAADPGALVVMGGMAGLGSDFMGACLALGAAEYVDAVAYHPYAETIGVEGQPEEDLLRPKEALSRWLVQFVHWLVSQNTPKDLQVWITEVGWTTCEQTPPGVDVDTQAAYLLRTMINYASTDVNRVLWYNLRDTHLNDIDRYGLLDSGFNPKPSYHCFTAFQEVFGNTIPFSSPPVTFSCSNLETLEAHSFIREDGTMLLAFWKSDDSFDLLDLHVTDPSYWNPVLVDPASGEEQPLPGTVREPAGGIEVLDIQVGKYPVILSLKKVDVSSVGPAQAYQHTLLLNLDLAGSGFQPGAVVRLEAGGRTIDGLNMQFASEKRLTCAVTLWGVDPGSYDLVVMNPDGSRARLTSGFKVLPLCGTGSGAALLALGCLLGLLSVPSALLARRKERKAGSR comes from the coding sequence ATGGTGGGGACGCGTTTCGGGGCGGTATCCAGCCACATCAAGCTCTATCCTTACCCGCTTATCGAAAGTGAAATGGCCGCCCTGAAGGGAGCGGGGTTGGCCTGGTTGCGCTGCGACTTCGCCTGGTACGACCTGGAAACCGCTCCCGGGAAATGGGACTTCTCCGGAACCGACCTGGTGGTACAGGAGGCCGCGGAAAACGGCGTTTCCATCCTGGGTATCCTGGGAACCTCGCCTTACTGGGCAAATGGTGGAAAGGACTGGAATTACCCTCCCACGGACCTGGAGGCGTGGAGGAACTACGTCCGGACCGTGGCCTCAAGGTACCGGGGCCGGGTCACCGCGTGGGAGGTATGGAACGAGGAAAACATACCCGCCTTCTGGCAGCCTGAGCCCGACCCGGAGGTATACCTCGAGATTCTAGCCGACGCCTCGGATGAAATCCGCGCCGCGGATCCCGGGGCCCTCGTGGTCATGGGAGGAATGGCGGGATTGGGGTCGGACTTCATGGGCGCGTGCCTGGCCCTGGGAGCCGCGGAATACGTGGATGCCGTAGCCTACCATCCCTACGCCGAGACCATCGGGGTAGAGGGTCAGCCGGAAGAGGACCTGCTGAGGCCCAAGGAAGCCCTTAGCCGCTGGCTGGTCCAGTTCGTCCACTGGCTGGTATCGCAAAACACCCCCAAGGACCTCCAAGTGTGGATAACGGAAGTGGGATGGACCACCTGTGAACAGACGCCTCCCGGGGTGGACGTGGACACCCAGGCCGCTTACCTCCTCCGCACCATGATCAACTACGCAAGCACCGACGTGAACCGGGTTCTCTGGTACAACCTCAGGGATACCCATCTCAACGACATCGATCGCTACGGCCTTTTGGATTCGGGCTTCAACCCCAAGCCTTCCTACCACTGCTTCACCGCTTTCCAGGAGGTTTTCGGTAATACCATCCCGTTTTCAAGTCCACCGGTGACCTTTTCCTGCTCCAACCTGGAGACCCTAGAGGCGCACTCCTTCATCCGTGAAGACGGCACGATGCTTCTGGCGTTCTGGAAATCGGACGACTCCTTCGATCTCCTCGACCTTCACGTCACCGATCCTTCCTACTGGAATCCGGTACTTGTCGACCCCGCAAGCGGGGAGGAACAGCCGTTGCCGGGAACGGTCCGGGAGCCAGCCGGAGGCATCGAGGTTTTGGACATACAGGTAGGGAAGTATCCCGTCATCCTGAGCCTGAAGAAGGTGGACGTTTCTTCCGTTGGCCCCGCCCAGGCCTACCAGCACACCTTGCTCCTCAATCTCGACCTCGCCGGTTCGGGATTCCAGCCCGGCGCCGTCGTCCGCCTGGAAGCCGGCGGGAGAACTATCGATGGCCTTAATATGCAGTTCGCCTCCGAAAAGCGTCTCACCTGCGCGGTGACCCTCTGGGGCGTGGATCCGGGAAGCTACGACCTGGTGGTCATGAATCCCGACGGCTCCAGGGCCAGGTTGACCTCCGGGTTCAAGGTGCTCCCACTTTGCGGTACGGGTAGTGGAGCGGCATTGCTGGCCCTGGGTTGCCTGCTAGGCTTACTTTCCGTTCCCAGTGCCCTGCTTGCGCGCAGGAAGGAACGCAAGGCAGGAAGCCGATGA
- a CDS encoding nitronate monooxygenase: MGKRVLRTRLCDMLGIEYPILSAGMGPNLLGEETGAPVDLVVAVSEAGGLGVLGASGYSIGELRQAIREIRARTDKPFGVDILLPKNIVDLPEAEGEGEVPLSQLLRTLPQAHQEWIRKVKKDLNLPDVEVMVKTDSTTMRPREAIKVCLEERVPLFCAGLGNPGFMVEEAHAVGTKVLAITGNTKNARRMAEAGIDLLVAQGHEAGGHTGRIGTMALVPACIDAAYPVPVLAAGGIGDGRGLAAALAMGCVGVWVGTRFLATVEGGAPEIIKRHIVEATDEDTKVSTMFTGKTLRSITSKFHTLWEESGLEPLPFPLQVLVSSALLAAFIQANRDEYIGGFAGQVAGLIKDIKPAGQVLEEMVEEAADILTRRLPENVIVE; encoded by the coding sequence ATGGGAAAGCGGGTTCTGCGTACCAGGCTCTGCGACATGCTGGGCATCGAGTATCCCATCCTCAGCGCGGGGATGGGGCCCAACCTCCTGGGCGAAGAGACAGGTGCTCCGGTGGACCTGGTGGTGGCCGTCTCAGAGGCTGGAGGCCTGGGCGTGCTGGGGGCCAGCGGATATTCTATAGGCGAACTCCGCCAGGCCATCCGGGAGATAAGAGCGCGCACTGATAAACCTTTCGGGGTGGACATACTTCTTCCCAAGAACATCGTGGACCTTCCCGAGGCGGAGGGGGAGGGAGAAGTGCCCCTGAGCCAGCTCCTGCGCACTCTGCCCCAGGCGCACCAGGAATGGATACGGAAGGTCAAAAAGGACCTCAACCTTCCCGACGTGGAGGTGATGGTCAAGACGGATTCAACCACCATGCGTCCCCGGGAGGCCATTAAGGTGTGCCTTGAAGAGAGGGTTCCCCTCTTCTGCGCGGGCTTGGGAAACCCGGGATTTATGGTCGAGGAGGCCCACGCCGTGGGCACCAAGGTCCTGGCCATCACCGGTAACACCAAGAACGCCAGGCGGATGGCGGAGGCGGGCATCGACCTACTGGTGGCCCAGGGGCACGAGGCCGGGGGTCATACCGGGAGGATAGGCACCATGGCCTTGGTGCCGGCCTGCATTGATGCCGCCTACCCGGTCCCGGTGCTGGCCGCCGGAGGCATCGGCGACGGCAGGGGCCTGGCCGCCGCCCTGGCCATGGGCTGCGTGGGCGTGTGGGTGGGCACCCGCTTCCTGGCCACAGTGGAGGGAGGAGCCCCGGAGATCATCAAGCGCCACATCGTGGAGGCCACGGACGAGGACACCAAGGTGTCCACCATGTTCACCGGCAAGACCCTGCGCTCCATTACCAGTAAATTCCATACCCTCTGGGAGGAATCTGGGCTGGAGCCCCTGCCCTTCCCCCTGCAGGTCCTGGTCTCATCGGCCCTCCTGGCTGCTTTCATCCAGGCCAATCGGGATGAATACATCGGCGGCTTTGCCGGCCAGGTAGCGGGCCTGATCAAGGACATCAAGCCTGCCGGGCAGGTCTTGGAAGAAATGGTGGAGGAGGCGGCGGACATCCTCACCCGGCGCCTCCCCGAAAACGTGATTGTGGAGTAA
- a CDS encoding PaaI family thioesterase, whose amino-acid sequence MFSQQEWQQQVEEIIRDRTRYSPYYLLLGMRVKELRPGMSLLELEAGPHHLDERGQVHPGVIFSLADAAAGVAAVTLVPGSSRRVVTVEMKLNYIRGCTGGTLTAVGRVTGEHGSTIISEVDILGEDGEQLAKGLSTLLNLGPGRPLVMPRER is encoded by the coding sequence GTGTTCTCGCAACAGGAGTGGCAGCAACAGGTCGAGGAAATAATCAGGGACCGCACCAGGTATTCCCCTTACTATCTTCTCCTGGGTATGAGGGTGAAGGAACTGCGTCCCGGAATGTCCCTCCTGGAACTGGAAGCGGGGCCTCACCACCTTGATGAGCGGGGGCAGGTCCACCCGGGGGTGATTTTCTCCCTGGCCGACGCCGCCGCCGGGGTGGCGGCCGTAACCCTGGTCCCGGGAAGCTCCCGCCGCGTGGTCACCGTGGAAATGAAGTTGAACTATATCCGTGGTTGCACCGGTGGAACATTGACCGCCGTAGGAAGGGTGACGGGCGAACACGGATCCACCATCATCTCGGAGGTCGATATTCTAGGGGAGGATGGCGAACAATTGGCCAAAGGTCTGAGCACCCTCCTGAATTTGGGTCCGGGGCGCCCGCTCGTTATGCCCCGTGAAAGATAG
- a CDS encoding Sir2 family NAD-dependent protein deacetylase, whose product MADEDPIEEAARLIAAARNLVAFSGAGVSAESGIPTFRDPGGLWDRFDPYELGGGDIFSALFRGSKIPASATTFVSEMLEVLEKARPNPGHLALGELERMGILRSVITQNIDNLHREAGNTRVIEVHGNIFRLACLGCGGKISLSREDLFTLGHRLVELLQAGDLQGLISLASRCWCGGICRLDVVGFGEPVQDMPQAVQEARTSDVFLILGTSGAVYPAAYLPEYAKGAGAKLIEINATGCYFQELVDVGIIGKTGEVLPRIVECVRSILE is encoded by the coding sequence TTGGCGGACGAGGACCCCATCGAGGAAGCGGCGCGGCTGATCGCCGCCGCCAGGAACCTGGTCGCCTTCTCCGGTGCCGGGGTATCCGCGGAGAGCGGCATTCCCACCTTCCGGGATCCGGGGGGCCTCTGGGACCGCTTCGATCCCTACGAGCTGGGTGGAGGGGACATCTTCTCCGCCCTCTTCCGCGGGTCCAAGATTCCCGCCTCGGCCACGACCTTTGTCTCCGAAATGCTCGAGGTGCTGGAGAAAGCCCGTCCCAACCCCGGTCACCTGGCCCTGGGGGAGCTGGAGAGGATGGGCATCCTCCGCTCGGTGATCACCCAGAACATCGATAACCTGCACCGCGAAGCGGGTAACACCAGGGTCATCGAGGTACACGGGAACATCTTCCGCCTGGCCTGCCTGGGTTGCGGGGGCAAGATCAGTCTGAGCCGGGAGGACCTCTTTACCCTGGGGCACAGGCTGGTGGAACTGCTGCAGGCGGGGGACCTGCAGGGCCTCATCTCCCTGGCCTCACGCTGCTGGTGCGGGGGGATATGCCGCCTGGACGTGGTGGGCTTCGGGGAGCCGGTCCAGGACATGCCCCAGGCGGTCCAGGAGGCGAGGACTTCGGATGTCTTCCTCATTCTGGGGACCTCGGGAGCGGTGTACCCGGCCGCCTACCTGCCGGAATACGCCAAGGGCGCCGGGGCCAAGCTCATAGAGATAAACGCCACCGGCTGCTATTTCCAGGAGCTGGTGGACGTGGGCATCATCGGCAAGACGGGCGAGGTGCTTCCCCGCATCGTGGAATGTGTGAGAAGTATCCTGGAATGA
- a CDS encoding methyltransferase domain-containing protein — MTERTTSYLWDAEDYRHFSSQQKKWGRELMDKLRLRGDEHILDLGCGDGMLAAELAERVPRGSVLGVDISPEMINHACRSYPPSRYPNLAWEVADASRLDFYERFDIVFSNAVLHWVRDQSAALRGIARALKTGGILLAQMAGRGNAAEVARVLVSLMASERWSTYFHDMEIPYLFLHPEEYVPLLEEAGLDPVRVELMEKDMVHRGKEGMAGWIRSTWLPFTQRIPEERREEFISELVDGYLRDFPPDEEGLVHVQAIRLEVEARKPPR; from the coding sequence TTGACCGAAAGGACGACTTCCTACCTGTGGGACGCGGAGGACTACCGCCACTTCTCCTCCCAGCAGAAGAAGTGGGGCCGGGAGTTGATGGACAAGCTGCGCCTCCGGGGAGACGAACACATCCTCGACCTGGGGTGCGGTGACGGCATGCTGGCCGCGGAGCTGGCGGAACGGGTTCCCCGCGGCTCGGTCCTGGGGGTGGACATATCCCCGGAGATGATCAACCATGCCTGCCGTTCCTATCCGCCCAGCCGCTATCCCAACCTTGCCTGGGAGGTGGCGGACGCCTCCCGTCTCGACTTCTACGAGCGCTTCGATATCGTCTTCTCCAACGCCGTGCTCCACTGGGTCCGGGACCAGTCGGCGGCCCTGCGGGGAATCGCCCGGGCGCTCAAGACGGGCGGTATCCTGCTGGCGCAGATGGCCGGGCGAGGCAACGCCGCCGAGGTGGCACGCGTGCTGGTCTCCCTGATGGCGAGCGAGAGATGGTCCACGTATTTCCATGACATGGAAATTCCCTATCTTTTTCTCCACCCCGAGGAATACGTGCCCCTCCTGGAGGAAGCGGGCCTGGACCCGGTGCGCGTGGAGCTCATGGAAAAGGACATGGTCCACCGGGGAAAGGAGGGGATGGCGGGGTGGATACGGAGTACCTGGCTGCCCTTCACCCAGCGCATCCCGGAGGAGCGGAGGGAGGAATTCATATCCGAGCTCGTAGATGGTTACCTGCGTGACTTCCCCCCCGACGAAGAAGGCCTGGTCCACGTGCAGGCGATCCGTCTGGAAGTGGAGGCCCGAAAACCGCCGCGTTAA
- a CDS encoding sulfite exporter TauE/SafE family protein: MQAATISLAVFAVSFVFSMMGAGGSQILVPILFWLGLDFKAGAIPLGLLVASVTCFSAGLVYYRRGLVRLSTGWPFALAVLLGSPLGALLARPTSSRTLMIAFAVVNILVGLLVLRGRSLAGEGLSRRKEVLTGLLVGLGIGFMIGFIARDGGPFTMAVLVLMGLDAREAAGTAPFIVAAGCLVAFLVHAFGMSVEGIVLAAALPSALVASQLGARFMSRRLESRTVRLLFTAVMVVVGVVILVQAL, encoded by the coding sequence ATGCAAGCCGCCACCATCTCCCTTGCCGTTTTCGCGGTATCCTTCGTCTTCTCCATGATGGGGGCGGGAGGTTCCCAGATACTGGTACCCATCCTTTTCTGGCTGGGCCTGGATTTCAAGGCCGGGGCCATCCCCCTCGGTCTCCTGGTCGCCTCGGTTACCTGTTTCTCGGCCGGCCTAGTCTATTACCGGAGGGGACTGGTGCGCCTGAGCACCGGCTGGCCCTTCGCCCTGGCCGTTCTCCTTGGAAGCCCGCTGGGCGCCCTGCTGGCGCGACCCACTTCCTCCCGGACCCTCATGATCGCCTTCGCCGTGGTGAACATCCTGGTGGGACTGCTGGTCCTCAGGGGCCGGAGCCTGGCCGGGGAAGGGCTTTCCCGGAGAAAGGAAGTTTTAACCGGGCTCCTGGTGGGATTGGGGATCGGGTTCATGATCGGCTTCATCGCCCGCGACGGGGGCCCTTTCACCATGGCTGTCCTGGTGCTCATGGGCCTCGACGCTCGGGAGGCGGCGGGTACCGCCCCCTTCATTGTGGCCGCCGGCTGCCTGGTGGCCTTCCTGGTGCACGCCTTTGGAATGTCCGTGGAGGGGATAGTCCTGGCTGCGGCCCTCCCCTCCGCCCTGGTCGCCTCCCAGCTGGGAGCCAGGTTCATGAGCCGACGGCTGGAGTCCCGGACCGTGAGGCTCCTCTTCACCGCGGTGATGGTCGTGGTGGGGGTGGTGATACTGGTCCAGGCCCTGTGA
- a CDS encoding alkyl sulfatase dimerization domain-containing protein, translating to MSENTSLGSSPLFSGEAEMIQVAEGIHMLRLWANVCIVESGEGIALFDVGLPFHGPRIVEELRRLTDKPVLYIIYGHGHADHAFGTPFLLRDAEERGHPRPHVIAHEALPRRFDRYRRMLPYHERINRMQFDIPEGIPAFPWEYVYPDETVRDETTIRFGEITLKLRHARGETDDHLWLWIPERRVACVSDFWVWSCPNVGNPFKVQRYALEWAMALEQVAERSPEVMLPGHGNPLAGEEAVKEACLEVSGALKHLDQQVVDMLNQGLWPEEILHSFTWPEEYAGSPYLAPIYGHPYFVIQALLREYHGWYDGNPSHLFPAAEAEIAREVLALAGGGERVLARAKELEERGDLQLSLHLLDFILAGGGDGRREAMKAKVRILERMAGEERSLIARNIFLAGARELRKRLEAPEAGGED from the coding sequence ATGAGCGAAAACACTTCCTTGGGGAGCAGCCCGCTCTTCTCGGGCGAGGCGGAGATGATCCAGGTCGCAGAGGGCATCCACATGCTTCGCCTATGGGCCAACGTGTGCATCGTGGAGTCGGGGGAAGGCATCGCCCTCTTCGACGTGGGCTTGCCCTTCCACGGCCCGCGGATCGTGGAGGAATTGCGCCGCCTAACCGACAAGCCGGTGCTCTACATCATCTACGGGCACGGGCACGCCGATCACGCCTTCGGAACTCCTTTCCTGCTGCGGGACGCTGAGGAAAGGGGACATCCACGCCCCCACGTCATCGCTCACGAGGCCCTGCCCCGACGGTTCGACCGCTACCGGAGGATGCTCCCCTACCACGAGCGCATCAACCGCATGCAGTTCGATATCCCAGAAGGCATCCCCGCCTTCCCGTGGGAATACGTGTATCCGGACGAGACGGTGCGGGACGAGACGACCATCCGTTTCGGGGAGATAACCTTGAAGCTGCGCCATGCGCGGGGCGAGACGGACGATCACTTGTGGTTATGGATCCCGGAAAGAAGGGTGGCCTGCGTCTCCGATTTCTGGGTCTGGTCCTGCCCCAACGTGGGGAACCCCTTCAAGGTCCAGAGGTATGCCCTGGAATGGGCGATGGCCCTGGAGCAGGTGGCGGAACGTTCACCGGAGGTCATGCTCCCGGGTCACGGTAACCCCCTGGCGGGCGAGGAGGCTGTGAAGGAGGCCTGCCTCGAGGTTTCCGGGGCCCTGAAGCACCTGGACCAACAGGTAGTGGACATGCTCAACCAGGGGTTGTGGCCGGAGGAGATACTGCATTCCTTCACCTGGCCGGAAGAATATGCCGGCAGCCCGTACCTGGCCCCCATCTACGGCCATCCCTACTTCGTGATTCAGGCCCTGCTCCGGGAGTATCACGGTTGGTATGACGGCAACCCCTCCCACCTCTTTCCCGCCGCCGAGGCGGAGATAGCCCGGGAGGTACTGGCCCTGGCGGGCGGAGGGGAGAGGGTGCTGGCAAGGGCGAAAGAGCTCGAGGAGAGGGGCGACCTGCAGCTCTCCCTTCACCTCCTGGACTTCATCCTGGCGGGCGGAGGGGACGGGAGGCGTGAGGCGATGAAGGCGAAGGTCCGCATCCTGGAGAGGATGGCCGGGGAGGAAAGGAGCCTCATCGCCAGGAACATTTTCCTGGCCGGCGCCAGGGAATTGAGGAAAAGGCTGGAAGCCCCGGAAGCGGGCGGAGAGGATTGA